A genomic window from Nicotiana sylvestris chromosome 11, ASM39365v2, whole genome shotgun sequence includes:
- the LOC104248560 gene encoding putative respiratory burst oxidase homolog protein H isoform X1 has protein sequence MAENPLENAAFGRKKMARIESGAVRGFKSLHFLDTKTGKEADAWKSVERRFYQNAVNEILFRDKFGACIGMGESKEFAEELFDTLARRKKINAENGITIEELREFWEDISTKCPDTRLHIFFDMCDKNGDGKLSEEEVKEVLVMSAAANKLTNFKQHAPTYAALIMEEFDPDHLGYIEIWQLESLLRGMVGSEDGKKNLKRSQTLAKTMIPRQYRTPVSKFLTKTLEKIHDNWKRIWVVTLWLSINLILFIWKVQQFKGRAAFKIMGYCVCIAKAAGETLKFNMALILLPVCRRTLTQLRETFLGSIIPFDDNINFHKMISLGITLGTFIHVLFHTSCNFVKLVSCPKSKFMTVLGSNFDYHQPTYMDLVASIPGVTGILMTLLMLFSFTLATHSFRRNVIKLPWPFHHLAGFNAFWYAHHLLVLVYVLLILHGYFIFLTKEWYKKTTWMYLAVPVLLYATERVLIVNENRYHVNIQKAVTYTGNVLALYMSKPQGFKYKSGMYLFVKCPDISNFEWHPFSITSAPDDNYLSVHIRTLGDWTTELRTRFQKACQATQSRTKNLIRMETKAYNPHDAEQSQDEFPRIIIKGPYGAPAQNYKKYDILLLVGLGIGATPFISIIKDILNQESGHSQKDDELSSKKGPQRAYFYWVTREQGSFDWFKGVMDDIAEHDKNEVIEMHNYLTSVYEEGDARSALIAMVQSLQHAKNGVDVVSESRIRTHFARPNWRKVFSQLAAAHPSSRIGVFYCGSPTLTKPLRKLCQEFSLNSSTRFNFHKENF, from the exons ATGGCTGAAAACCCTTTAGAAAATGCAGcatttggaaggaaaaaaatggCGAGAATAGAATCAGGGGCAGTAAGAGGGTTCAAGAGCCTGCATTTTCTTGATACTAAAACAGGGAAAGAAGCAGATGCTTGGAAAAGTGTAGAGAGAAGATTTTATCAAAATGCAGTTAATGAGAttctttttagagacaaatttggAGCATGTATAG GAATGGGAGAAAGCAAGGAATTTGCTGAGGAGTTGTTTGATACATTGGCAAGACGAAAGAAGATCAATGCAGAAAATGGGATAACCATTGAAGAACTTAGAGAATTTTGGGAAGATATTTCAACTAAATGCCCTGATACAAGGCTTCATATTTTCTTTGACAT GTGTGACAAGAATGGTGATGGAAAACTATCAGAAGAAGAGGTCAAAGAG GTTCTAGTGATGAGTGCTGCAGCCAACAAATTGACAAACTTCAAGCAACATGCACCAACATATGCAGCTTTAATTATGGAAGAGTTTGATCCTGACCATTTAGGATATATTGAG ATATGGCAACTTGAATCTCTACTAAGAGGAATGGTAGGATCAGAAGATGGGAAAAAGAACTTGAAGAGATCACAAACACTAgcaaaaaccatgatccccagaCAATATAGAACTCCAGTGAGCAAATTCTTGACGAAAACCTTAGAAAAGATACACGATAATTGGAAAAGAATTTGGGTCGTAACATTGTGGTTGTCTATTAACCTGATATTATTCATATGGAAAGTTCAACAATTTAAGGGGAGAGCAGCTTTCAAGATTATGGGTTATTGTGTTTGTATAGCTAAAGCTGCAGGTGAAACTCTCAAGTTTAATATGGCTCTCATTCTCTTACCAGTATGCAGAAGAACTCTTACTCAACTCAGAGAAACTTTTCTTGGTTCTATTATACCCTTTGATGATAACATCAATTTCCATAAAATGATTTCCTTGGGAATTACTCTAGGGACTTTTATTCATGTCTTGTTTCACACGAGTTGCAACTTTGTAAAATTAGTATCCTGCCCGAAAAGCAAATTTATGACGGTTCTTGGAAGCAATTTTGACTACCACCAACCGACTTACATGGATTTGGTAGCATCTATTCCAGGCGTAACGGGGATACTAATGACCCTTCTCATGCTTTTCTCCTTCACACTGGCAACACATTCGTTCCGAAGGAATGTCATCAAGTTGCCATGGCCATTTCATCATTTAGCAGGATTTAACGCGTTCTGGTATGCACATCATCTGTTGGTACTCGTTTACGTGCTCTTGATCCTACATGGTTACTTCATATTCCTCACCAAAGAATGGTACAAAAAGACG ACATGGATGTATCTTGCAGTCCCAGTACTTCTATATGCTACAGAAAGAGTTCTTATCGTCAATGAGAACCGCTACCATGTGAACATCCAAAAG GCTGTTACGTATACAGGAAATGTACTAGCACTGTATATGAGTAAACCTCAAGGATTCAAGTACAAGAGCGGGATGTACTTGTTTGTTAAATGTCCAGATATATCAAACTTCGAATG GCATCCGTTCTCAATCACTTCTGCACCAGACGATAACTATTTAAGTGTCCATATACGTACATTAGGAGACTGGACTACAGAGCTTAGAACCAGATTTCAAAAG GCTTGTCAAGCAACACAATCAAGGACGAAAAATCTTATTAGAATGGAAACTAAAGCATATAATCCACATGATGCCGAACAATCTCAAGACGA ATTTCCAAGGATCATTATCAAAGGGCCTTACGGTGCACCAGCTCAGAACTACAAGAAATATGATATCCTTCTGCTAGTTGGCTTAGGAATTGGAGCAACACCCTTTATCAGCATTATAAAAGACATACTAAACCAAGAATCGGGACAT AGTCAGAAGGATGATGAATTATCTAGCAAGAAAGGTCCTCAAAGAGCATATTTCTACTGGGTGACACGAGAACAAGGATCATTCGACTGGTTTAAGGGTGTAATGGATGACATCGCTGAACATGACAAAAAT GAAGTGATAGAAATGCACAACTACTTGACTAGTGTTTATGAAGAAGGAGATGCTAGATCAGCACTAATCGCTATGGTGCAGTCACTGCAACATGCTAAAAATGGAGTTGATGTTGTCTCAGAAAGCCGG ATAAGAACACATTTCGCTAGACCAAATTGGAGAAAGGTGTTCTCTCAATTGGCAGCAGCCCATCCATCATCTCGCATTG GTGTGTTCTACTGTGGAAGTCCAACACTTACCAAACCACTCAGAAAGCTGTGTCAAGAATTTAGCTTAAATTCATCCACTCGCTTCAACTTCCATAAAGAGAACTTCTAG
- the LOC104248560 gene encoding putative respiratory burst oxidase homolog protein H isoform X2, producing MSAAANKLTNFKQHAPTYAALIMEEFDPDHLGYIEIWQLESLLRGMVGSEDGKKNLKRSQTLAKTMIPRQYRTPVSKFLTKTLEKIHDNWKRIWVVTLWLSINLILFIWKVQQFKGRAAFKIMGYCVCIAKAAGETLKFNMALILLPVCRRTLTQLRETFLGSIIPFDDNINFHKMISLGITLGTFIHVLFHTSCNFVKLVSCPKSKFMTVLGSNFDYHQPTYMDLVASIPGVTGILMTLLMLFSFTLATHSFRRNVIKLPWPFHHLAGFNAFWYAHHLLVLVYVLLILHGYFIFLTKEWYKKTTWMYLAVPVLLYATERVLIVNENRYHVNIQKAVTYTGNVLALYMSKPQGFKYKSGMYLFVKCPDISNFEWHPFSITSAPDDNYLSVHIRTLGDWTTELRTRFQKACQATQSRTKNLIRMETKAYNPHDAEQSQDEFPRIIIKGPYGAPAQNYKKYDILLLVGLGIGATPFISIIKDILNQESGHSQKDDELSSKKGPQRAYFYWVTREQGSFDWFKGVMDDIAEHDKNEVIEMHNYLTSVYEEGDARSALIAMVQSLQHAKNGVDVVSESRIRTHFARPNWRKVFSQLAAAHPSSRIGVFYCGSPTLTKPLRKLCQEFSLNSSTRFNFHKENF from the exons ATGAGTGCTGCAGCCAACAAATTGACAAACTTCAAGCAACATGCACCAACATATGCAGCTTTAATTATGGAAGAGTTTGATCCTGACCATTTAGGATATATTGAG ATATGGCAACTTGAATCTCTACTAAGAGGAATGGTAGGATCAGAAGATGGGAAAAAGAACTTGAAGAGATCACAAACACTAgcaaaaaccatgatccccagaCAATATAGAACTCCAGTGAGCAAATTCTTGACGAAAACCTTAGAAAAGATACACGATAATTGGAAAAGAATTTGGGTCGTAACATTGTGGTTGTCTATTAACCTGATATTATTCATATGGAAAGTTCAACAATTTAAGGGGAGAGCAGCTTTCAAGATTATGGGTTATTGTGTTTGTATAGCTAAAGCTGCAGGTGAAACTCTCAAGTTTAATATGGCTCTCATTCTCTTACCAGTATGCAGAAGAACTCTTACTCAACTCAGAGAAACTTTTCTTGGTTCTATTATACCCTTTGATGATAACATCAATTTCCATAAAATGATTTCCTTGGGAATTACTCTAGGGACTTTTATTCATGTCTTGTTTCACACGAGTTGCAACTTTGTAAAATTAGTATCCTGCCCGAAAAGCAAATTTATGACGGTTCTTGGAAGCAATTTTGACTACCACCAACCGACTTACATGGATTTGGTAGCATCTATTCCAGGCGTAACGGGGATACTAATGACCCTTCTCATGCTTTTCTCCTTCACACTGGCAACACATTCGTTCCGAAGGAATGTCATCAAGTTGCCATGGCCATTTCATCATTTAGCAGGATTTAACGCGTTCTGGTATGCACATCATCTGTTGGTACTCGTTTACGTGCTCTTGATCCTACATGGTTACTTCATATTCCTCACCAAAGAATGGTACAAAAAGACG ACATGGATGTATCTTGCAGTCCCAGTACTTCTATATGCTACAGAAAGAGTTCTTATCGTCAATGAGAACCGCTACCATGTGAACATCCAAAAG GCTGTTACGTATACAGGAAATGTACTAGCACTGTATATGAGTAAACCTCAAGGATTCAAGTACAAGAGCGGGATGTACTTGTTTGTTAAATGTCCAGATATATCAAACTTCGAATG GCATCCGTTCTCAATCACTTCTGCACCAGACGATAACTATTTAAGTGTCCATATACGTACATTAGGAGACTGGACTACAGAGCTTAGAACCAGATTTCAAAAG GCTTGTCAAGCAACACAATCAAGGACGAAAAATCTTATTAGAATGGAAACTAAAGCATATAATCCACATGATGCCGAACAATCTCAAGACGA ATTTCCAAGGATCATTATCAAAGGGCCTTACGGTGCACCAGCTCAGAACTACAAGAAATATGATATCCTTCTGCTAGTTGGCTTAGGAATTGGAGCAACACCCTTTATCAGCATTATAAAAGACATACTAAACCAAGAATCGGGACAT AGTCAGAAGGATGATGAATTATCTAGCAAGAAAGGTCCTCAAAGAGCATATTTCTACTGGGTGACACGAGAACAAGGATCATTCGACTGGTTTAAGGGTGTAATGGATGACATCGCTGAACATGACAAAAAT GAAGTGATAGAAATGCACAACTACTTGACTAGTGTTTATGAAGAAGGAGATGCTAGATCAGCACTAATCGCTATGGTGCAGTCACTGCAACATGCTAAAAATGGAGTTGATGTTGTCTCAGAAAGCCGG ATAAGAACACATTTCGCTAGACCAAATTGGAGAAAGGTGTTCTCTCAATTGGCAGCAGCCCATCCATCATCTCGCATTG GTGTGTTCTACTGTGGAAGTCCAACACTTACCAAACCACTCAGAAAGCTGTGTCAAGAATTTAGCTTAAATTCATCCACTCGCTTCAACTTCCATAAAGAGAACTTCTAG